The Oligoflexus sp. sequence CCACCTGAGCGTGGGATCGGGATTAATTCTGAGGAACGACACATTCAAAAGTCTGGAATCCGCGGGCAAGGGCCTTCTGGGTTCGGGGCTTTATCGTGGTGAGGACGGCGGACCGCAGCGCGGGGCTCAGGTTTACCTTCTGTGGGAATCCACGAACGATAATTATTTCCCCAGCCAGGGTCAGAAGATCCAGCTGTTTTCGCAGCATTATATCAAGCAGTGGGGCAGCCGTTATCCTTTCTCGGCGCAGAAGCTCGACGCAAGGTCCTATCATCTGCTCGCCCCGAATTGGATACAGGCGCATCAGTTCTTCGTGCAGAATCTGAACGGCGATCCTCCTTTCTATCAGCTGGCGCAATTGGGCGGGAATGATCTTTTGCGCGGTTATTATAAGGGCCGTTATCGCGATCGCAAGCTCATCATCCTGCAAACCGAAACGCGCTATCGCTTTTCCAAGTATTGGAATGTGGCTCTCTTTGGTGGATTCGGCAACGTGTCACGGGAATGGAATGAAATGCCGGACGAGGCCCTGAAGCCTTCGTACGGAACGGGCGTGCGGTATCAGATCAGTCCGAAGCAGAAGATCAACGTGCGCCTGGATGTGGGTTGGGGCGATGATCAGGGTGGGCCGCAGATCTATCTTTATGTGATGGAAGCCTGGTAACTGTCAGCTTTCTGAAGGCTCCCGCCGTCCAAAGTTGTGACCGTCTCAGGTCATGGGATTTGATTAAAGCAATGAAATCAAATCGATATAAATTTTATACCCCGGGTATAAATTTTGCACAATGCATTGCAGATCATCGAGCCTGAGGAGTTTTCATGAAGTCGATCCTTATCATGCTGCTGAGCCTTGCGCTGGCCGCATGTGGTGATGCCAGTTTTCAACGCGAGCGATCATCCGATCGCAGTCCCGCGCCTGATACCCAGGATGAGGAAACGTCAACGCCGATGCCGGAGACGACGCTTCCCGAATCATCGGATCAGCTTCCAGAAAAACCTGCGACGCCGCCACCCGCTGACGACAAAGTTCCCGAGGCCCTTTATTATCCGGGGCGCCCTGGTCCCTATGCTGTGACCACTTACACCGAGAATCTGGCTGATCCTGGCTACAACTCTGCGATCGTCTACTATCCGAGCGACCCGAAAGCGGTCATCATCGGTGCGAGCACGCTGAGCGGTGGCTTTACCAATACCAAGGAACAGATGTCCTGGCTCGGCCAGCATCTTGCGAGTCATGGGATTATCGCTTTGGTCTTCACGCCGACCAACAATCAATCCTTGAATCCTGTGATCTGGGCCAATGGGCATAAAGGTGGTTTTCAGAAATTGAAGGCGGAAGGACAAAGAGCCGGTAGTCCCATTCAGGGGAAGGTCGATGCCAGCAGGATTGGAATCATGGGTTATTCGATGGGTGGTGCCGGCACGATCCTCGCGGTGAATGAACTCGGGACTGCGGTCAAGGCAGCGGTTCCGATCTGTGCATTCCGTCCCGTGACGCCGACCGCTGCAATTCCCCTGATGCTCCTGACAGGGACCAACGATACCGTCGCGATTCCCGGCAATATCATCAACGCATATGAAGCCATGCCCGACACGAGCCCCAAAGCCCTCGCTAATTTTAGCGGCATGACCCATCTTGATGTTCCGAACGGTGGAGCGGCGGCGCAGCACGAGAATATCGCGTATTATGGAACAGCCTGGTACCGCGTTTATATGGGCGGTGATGCGCGTTATAAAACTTATCTATCAGGTGATGAACAGAAGAAGAAGGTGGATGCGGGGACGTTTGCGAATGCGGATGATTTTCGCCTTGTGCCGTAAAAGAGCTGAGGCCCAGGCCCCAGCTCCCGTCAAGAGCATCTTAGAATTCGTAACGGAGAGCAATCCCGGCGCCGCGTCCGGTGACCTTCTGGCGAATGCCATCAATCCCCTGACTGCGTCTCTCGTATTGAAGCGAGCCTTCCAGGCTTAAACCGGATTTCCATTCATAGGAAAGCTGAGTTGAAGCGGTGTAGCTCGATCCTTTGCGTATATCCTGGCCTTCAGCAGACGCAGGTGCATGAAAGCTCCCGGATGCGCCAAGGCTCCAACGCCAGCTTTCATGAATCACGACATCATAGCCCAAAGAGGCTTTGGCGAAATCGACGAACACGGCCTCCAAACCGAAGTTCGCGATCGCCAGCTGCTTGAAGAAAAAGCTCT is a genomic window containing:
- a CDS encoding BamA/TamA family outer membrane protein, producing MLQQTRRMKVQPPGPLGWLVSFLFAVTLLMVPMALAQVPTDDQKRTAGDEAVTSDMGGMPLLFRTPETGLAIGGVLLYTSGLDKKRASPIISGLMYTEKKQILWGVGARQILDGEDRSIYAYSEIARFPQTFFGVGRNTKRGEATAYQEERQNLEFGGDQELLPHLSVGSGLILRNDTFKSLESAGKGLLGSGLYRGEDGGPQRGAQVYLLWESTNDNYFPSQGQKIQLFSQHYIKQWGSRYPFSAQKLDARSYHLLAPNWIQAHQFFVQNLNGDPPFYQLAQLGGNDLLRGYYKGRYRDRKLIILQTETRYRFSKYWNVALFGGFGNVSREWNEMPDEALKPSYGTGVRYQISPKQKINVRLDVGWGDDQGGPQIYLYVMEAW